The genome window GCCTTCACCGGCACTTCCTTGGTCTGGATCAGCACCGCCTGTTGCTCGGGCAGAAGCCGCTTGATCGCCGCCACCACCTGCTCGGACTTCTTCCAGATCATCCTGCCGCGGCCCTTCACGAAGCCGACCTTGACCCCGAACAGCACCAGGGTCTTGCGCTTGGTGAACTGCGCGGGGTCGGCCTCGATGGCGGCGTGCAATTCGTCGTAGACGGCCGCCATCGCGGCGGTGCGGGTGGCGATCTCGGGCGCGTACTTCGCCTTGATCGCGTCGATCAGCGCCTGCGCGGTCGCGACCTCCTGGGCCACGTCCTGCCGTGCCGCCGCGAAGGCGCGGCACAGATCGGTGATGC of uncultured Alphaproteobacteria bacterium contains these proteins:
- a CDS encoding conserved hypothetical protein (Evidence 4 : Homologs of previously reported genes of unknown function), translated to MSIERITDLCRAFAAARQDVAQEVATAQALIDAIKAKYAPEIATRTAAMAAVYDELHAAIEADPAQFTKRKTLVLFGVKVGFVKGRGRMIWKKSEQVVAAIKRLLPEQQAVLIQTKEVPVKAALNALPAADLRRIGVTIEDAGDQVVIAPQDGDLDKMVAALLGDPATGDDDAPSEEAA